The sequence CTTGAAGTTGCCGATGGTGCCTCCGAGGAACGCCACCAGCCGCCGCCCGCCGCCGGGCAGTTGGCCCAGGTGCCGCTCGAAGTCGCCCACCACCGCGTGCACGGTGATGCCCGGGTACTCGCGCGCCAGCGAGTACGCCGCGCGCCGCAGGAAGCCCTCGCTCACGTCGAAGGGGACGAAGCGTGACAGCTTGCCCGCCTCTTCCATCGCATCCAGCAACAGGCGCGTCTTCTCGCTGGTGCCGCTGCCCAGCTCAATCAGCGTGTCCGCGCCGCTCAGCCGCGCCACGTCGCTCGCGCGCGCGAGCAGGATTTCGCGCTCGCGCCGCGTGGGGTAGTACTCGGGCAGGCGGGTGATGTCGTCGAAGAGCTGGCTGCCGCGCTCGTCGTAGAGCCACTTGGGAGACAGCTCCTTCGGACTGCCGCACAGCCCCTGGAGCGCCTCCGTCCGCAGCGCGCGCTTCGCGTCGCCCGGTCGTACGTACACGTCCACCTTCACGCCCGTGGCGCCCTGCGCGCCGCTGCCCGGAGTCCCCGTCGTCTGCGCCGTTCTTACCCGCATCGCCTCACCTCACGTCCCGTGCACAGCGGAAGCCGGCGAAAATCTGCCGGCGCTGCGGGTAGTCCCAGTTGCGGAAGCC comes from Pyxidicoccus parkwaysis and encodes:
- the egtD gene encoding L-histidine N(alpha)-methyltransferase, giving the protein MRVRTAQTTGTPGSGAQGATGVKVDVYVRPGDAKRALRTEALQGLCGSPKELSPKWLYDERGSQLFDDITRLPEYYPTRREREILLARASDVARLSGADTLIELGSGTSEKTRLLLDAMEEAGKLSRFVPFDVSEGFLRRAAYSLAREYPGITVHAVVGDFERHLGQLPGGGRRLVAFLGGTIGNFKPAQRALFLKELSAGLQPGDGLLLGTDLIKDRERLYAAYNDSAGVTAEFNRNVLRVLNRELGADFEPDAFEHFAPFDEANAWIEMRLVSRRPQSVWLSTLRRRVDFVEGEVLRTEVSCKFRQQQVEAELASAGLTLTEWWTDTAGDFALSLALKR